Within Lolium rigidum isolate FL_2022 chromosome 5, APGP_CSIRO_Lrig_0.1, whole genome shotgun sequence, the genomic segment aacttgggaataaacccaactgtgtacgagctaaactctatctcttaattctaaccgacacgtaacctactataatttacagatacacgggcaatctagcccaaacttcttatacaaggccggttcaggaatattttccgtgcatattctctaagcccatttaatcacggcccatccccagacttggttaaaatctggtgataacaatataaTTCTTCACACCTCTAAGAGTTATAAAATTCATAATTTCTTAGTTATGtttgtaagttttttttttatcATGAGACGGTGTCCATGTACAACCAAATTTGCATAGAAATTATGTAGAATTTGGATCCtatggaacatatcctatagaaaAATTTCTATAGAAATCTTGTGTAGTGTAATTTCTATAGGAATTTTTTTTAGCTCATACCACATGAAAATTTCTTTGCTCCAATCAAACACACTTTATCTTCATATAGGATTCAAATAGACGTTAGGAGCTTGTCCACAGAAGGTGATACCTACGTGAAAATACTGTAGTCTGCATCCTAGATCCTTCAAGATGCCAATAATATTTCAAGATCCTTCAAATAGACGTTAGGAGCTTGTCCATAGGATCAAACACACTTTAGCTCATTCTAATCCTATGCTTTTTCTATCCTATGAATTAAAGGAGCTCTAAGTATATTCTAATTCGTTCGAGGATCGCGTAAACATGAGCTAGACGATGCTATGTGTGCCCGCACTGTTGTTCCAACCACAATAAAAAAAATTGTACGTACAAAAACTCTAAATATAAAATCAGCATTAACCTCACATAGCAATCTAACATCCATATAAAAGAACATAATTATGTAGACTAAAAGTGAACAAATGGAGTCTTAAACACAAACAACGCATATGATTATTTATACAAATGACATAATACAATCCTTggcccaaaaaataaaatcatggtTTATCCTAATATGTGTTATTTTATATTGACTATAACATCTGTCGTGGCAAAGCCTTATTACTACTTCCTATCATAGTGATATCCATGAAAACACAATTTGATTCTCAGACTTTCTTTTACGTATTATAAACCACAGATACTTGACGAGGAGTCGAGGAGAATACTACTAGAAACGATCGCATTGAGGAGGGGCATCATGGGTGCGAAAATACCACAGCAGATACATTTGTACCATTTCccctgtgcgtgcgtgcgttgaaGCTGGTGTCAAACAAGTGCTAGTGGTAGTATTTTACTCCTTCGCGGCACAAACATCTCCTCGATACTCTCTCCTGTACTACTACTACCACGGTACCCCTCGTCGGCACCTCCTTTCCCGGACGAAATAAAATGAGTTACAGTACTGTACTCTGTACAAAATGTTGGGAATTTTTACCTCGAGGTTCCGTTCACACGTAACTCAAAGGACCCTAGCGACCGCAAGTGGCATGCTGGCACGGCGTACGTCCAAGGGCAAGCAGCCAACCCGAGGCCATGTCCCGTCTGTGTCCGCAGTTAAGGAAAAGGCGCTCACTTTCCCAGAGGCAAAGAACGGTACAGAGAAACGGGAACCGGGAGTAGGTTGCTACGGAGTACTACCCGTTTTAAACCCTTTGGATTGAATTTAGGTTGGGAATAAAGATGTGAACAAGTACTCTACTCATTTATACAGTAGCAGGAACAACTCTAGCAGACCCATTAAAAATGATTAAACCATTGAAACAACAGACTTCATAATTTTAGTTAAGAAAAAAATATCCGAACAGATACTTTAAAATCCCATAAATTATTTAGAGGACACCGAATTTCACACCAGAGGCCCTTGTATTCTCAGCTTTGGAGGCAAAACTCGCACTCCCCTGTACTACCGGTCCAAGGTTAGCAAATTTCAGCTCGCGCCTTTGCCCTTCGACGTGGAACTAACTGAAAATTCGGTCAAATCCCGCCGCATCAACCCAAATTCTGATGAAACTTGGTTAATTTTTGGTGATTCACAAACGATTTAGGCAATTTCGTGATTTAAAGTACTTTTATATCAACTTCTATACGGTGTTTTTACAGTTCCGTTTTAAAGGGTATGCTAGGATTGCTTAGACGCTAAAGAAAATTTGAGCGACATGGGGCCATCTCCAACGCAAAGACTCATTTGGTCCGAAGAGATCCATTTAGATCTTCGCGGACGGACCACAAGCTCCAGTGGGGAACCCATTTCGTGGCATGTccgcttttctatttattttatcCCAAAACCAACCAAAGCCGGATGTGTTTGCGCGTCCATTCATGTGTCATGTCCTTCCAAAGACCCACATGGCAGCCTCTTCTCACCTACTGCATCCATCtcacttctttcttttctttcttcgtGGCGACCTACCATTTCCTCCTCGCTGAACTGGTAGGAAGGGCACTTGCCTCCACCGGTACATCTTCGGTGAGGTCACCACACCTACACCATTGGTGGTTGCGGAAGCAGGCCACCATCTATCCGCGGTCGTGCAGATCCCGCCACCCCAAGCAGATTCCACCCGATCTTAGCACCTGTCGCCTTGCCAAGCTGCCTCTACCTGTAGCCACCGCCTCGCTCGAGCGGCCTTGTCTCCATTTTAGTCGGCCTTGCTCACATGGGCGAAGGCACCATTTGTAGCTTGGGTGACAAATCATTTTTTTTTCAACAAATAATATGTTCCCGCCTTCCAACCATCTGCGTTCGGCCTCTACCGTCACTCAGTTGGAGCCACAGTGTGACTAACATCGAGCATCCGCGCCTCCACAACGTCCAGTGGACCAGCTATCCCCCGCCACTTGTCTCACTCGGAACTGTTGCGCTTTCTAGGCCTAGGTCCAGGCGACCACACGTCGTGTCGTTGTGCTCCGGCGCTAGGCTAGACTTGTATTTCAAATGAGGGGTAGTTTTTAGAATATTGATGGTTTCAAAGATCAGTCCAAACATTCGTTTCATGCGTGAGACCATTTAGGAGCATAAACTTGACTTTTTCGCCATTTTAGAGACATGCAGAGATAATTTCTCAACACCTTTTCTAAATAATATCTCTGGAGGTCAAGACTTTCAGTGGTACTATCTTCCTCCCATTGGGCGATCCGGGGTATTTTGGTAGGGATTAATACGGCCTCGCTATGTTCAGAAGGTGGTCGCCGGGGACAGTTGTGTTAATTTGTTTGTTACATCTAAAGCTGACCACTTTTGTTGGGTTCTTGTGGCATTGTATAGGGCGGCTCAAGACGAGCACAAACCTGAGTTTCTTGCCGAACTTGTTTGAATCTATGAAgatgagccccttctaattcttgttggggtcgggggggggggggggggcaatatTATTAGGCGAAGAGAGGAAAAAATAATTATAATTTTAATGCATGTTGGCCATTTAATTTTTAATGCTATTATCGAAAGCCTGCACCTGAGAGACATAGTTCTCTCGGGTAGATAGTTCACTTCAGCAAACCGACGCGAAACTCCTACTTATGAGAAATtagatagaattctagctaccgtGTCTTGGGAGAAAAAATACACGTTGGTTTCAGTTTGAGTGCTTAGTAGATCAGGATCAGACCACACTCCGCTGTTATTAGACTCGGGAGATTAAGCTTTTAAATGAAACAAGTCACATTTTTCTTTTGAATTGGCTTGGTTCAAAACTTAGGGGTTCCCTGAGATTATATCCCGTGAGTGGGCTTCGATTTTTACTGGCTCTAATCATATGGAAGTGTGGCAGAAACAAGATTAGACATCTTCGTCGGTTTTTGAGGGGTTGGGCAAAAAATCTCAGTGGTTCCTATTTTGGTAATTCCATCCTGATTTTACTGAAGACATTAACAGAGTGGTCAAATGTGTTTTTCTAAGATGAAACCTGGAACTATTGGATATTATATTATTATACCAATGACTCTTGATGAGACATAAATCTATAACTATCCGTTATGAAGGCACAATGGTGCGACAAACCGACAGTAGTAGAGAGTAGTAGAGCTGGACTCTTCGGTGTTAGTTGATGCAATACAAGAGAAGAATCTTGATAGATAACCGCTTGCTCATCCCATTGCGGAGATTAGAGAATTAGTTAATGATAATAGACATTTTATCTTTGTAAAAGTGGAGCGGTCGCAAAACAAGGTTCACCGTCTTGCAAATCTTGTAAGGACAGAGCCAAGAACCGCCATTTGGATTGGTTCACTACCTTAGGGCCTGGATCAGGAACTTTTTGTAATCCTCGTGGCTTAATTAATTTTGCTTTTACCCGAAAAAAGATCCATACCGGTACGCAAATAACTCGACTCTGCATTCATATTGCATCCACATTCctttaaaaaaaatatgaaaactaataTATACTCTCGTGTGCAAGTGCACCTGGGTATTCCTTGGACCGAGCCTAAAAAAGCTCGACCCTAAATTCCTAGGCCCGAGATCAGCCTAGCCCGACCTTCTAGCTTACAAATCAGACCCAAACTTGCCTCGAATAAAGGAAAGcatggcccggcccggcccgaactaAGCTAAAATTGTGTTTTTTTGCAAGCCCAAGTCTAGCCCGACCCAATATTTGGGCTCCAAAATCAGGCCCAAACCCAACCCGACATGCAAGCCCAACCTAGCCTGGCCCGGGATTTTTGGGCCAGGTcaggccgggccgggctgcccatgcccagctgtatgTGCAACATTGTCTGACCTCCCGCGTGCAACATTGTCAATGTACCTACCTACATGGAAAAGAAATGGTTACGTACGATGTGCACGTATCCGGGCCCACACCCCAGGAATCCAAGACACGGGGCGCTGGGGCCCGGGCACAAGGGCTGATTCAAATTGCCAAAACGTTTCTGTAGCAGCTCGCTGCCCGAGGGAAAGGCGCTCGCAAATCgcaagaagagagagagagggacctGACCTGACGGAGGAGGCCCATCGCAATAAAACCGCCCCTCCCTATCACGGCCGCGTCCTGCACTGAGAGCTTCAGAGGCCACAGTGAGGAGCCAAGGAGGGAGGGACATGGCTTCCAGCTCACCGTCCCCTCGTCCTTCCCGGCGCCTCCTCCCCGTCCTCGCCGTGGCGGCCGTCGTGCTGCTGCTAGGCCCCGGCGGCGGCGTTGAGGCCAggcagccgccgccgctccacGGCGTGCGGCCCATGGCCTTCGAGGAGGGCTACACCCAGATCTTCGGCAGCGCCAACCTCGCCCTCCGCGGCGAAGGCAGGCGCGTCCACCTCTCCCTCGACGAGGCCACCGGTGAGTGCAGCAGCCCCGTATGTGATATTTTCGTGTAGGCTGGGGTGCGCATTGCGCTTTTCGGTGTCACGAATCGGTCCCTCTCGTTCAGTTCAGTCGGTAGTGGGAGGGTGTTTGTGCGGTTTTACGGACTTAAGGGTGTTCTTGGCTAAAATCGCCTCTTCGTGTTTGTTCAGGCGCCGGGTTCGCCTCCcaggacctcttcctccacggctTCTTCAGCGCCGCCGTCAAGCTCCCCGCCGACTACGCCGCTGGCGTTGTCGTCGCCTTCTACGTAAGCTTACCGTTTCCGCActactctctctctatctctctctttgtgCAATGTACCACTCCGGCCACCAATAAAGAACTATCTAATCCGTGAAGAAATCGGCCACTCTGAACTTACAAAAAATCTTACTTTCTTTGCTTTTGTGTTGACATGATGCAGCTGACGAACGGCGACAGGTACGAGAAGACCCACGACGAGCTGGACTTCGAGTTCCTGGGCAACGTGCGCGGCCGCGAGTGGCGGGTGCAGACCAACGTCTACGGCAACGGCAGCACCGGCGCCGGCAGGGAGGAGCGCTACGACCTCCCCTTCGACCCCACCGACGACTTCCACCACTACTCcatcctctggaccaagcaccgcATCATGTGAGCAAGCAAAGCAACCCGCCACCCCCAAATCCACCTCTGCATTCCTCTGTTCCTTTCTCTCTGTTCTTTGTTTTGCTGTGCCATTACTCTGCTCCTCTCGTGCCCATCTGCTTTCTCCACTTCTGAGAGGATGAAGAAGGCCTGCAGTAACGATTTTGCAGTTTGATTTTTGAGGTGTGGGATTGGAATTTTGGTTCCTGAGTGAGTGTGCGCTCGTCAGTGCTGTTGGCAAGCGGAAACGGGAAACATTTCTTTCCGCGTTCCTTTCTTGCTGCCTTTGGCGCTTTCCTTTGCCTCTTTTGCTCTGCCTGCTGCTTGTGTCACCACCACCCTCTGACCTCGGCAAATTTGGGCCCTTTCTGAGATCCTTGCGCCTGTTTCGATGCGCATTGCCTGGATTCCTTTACCCGAAGAATCCATGACGTTTTCTCTCGCGCAgtaacaataaataaataaatgagcTTTAGAGGAAAATCATTCACAATTTCCTTTTGTGTGAATGAATCACTGACATTCGTGTGCTGTGTCTTGCAGATTCTACGTGGACGAGACGCCGATCAGGGAGGTGGCGCGGACGGAGGCCATGGGCGCGGCGTTCCCCTCCAAGCCCATGTCCCTCTACGCCACCATCTGGGACGGCTCCGCCTGGGCCACCCTCGGCGGCCGCTACCGGGTCGACTACAAGTACGCGCCCTTCGTCGCCCAGTTCGGCGACCTCGTCATGCAGGGCTGCCCCGTCAGCAACaaccccgcggcggcggcgccggcgtcgtGCGGCACGCCATGGTACGAGGCGGCCGCTTCCCTGTCCGGCGAGCAGCGCAGGGCGATGGCGGCCTTCAGGCGCGGCCACATGTCCTACTCCTACTGCCACGACCGGCGCCGCTACCCGGTCGCCCTGTCCGAGTGCGACGCCGCGCGGCTCCGCCGCCTGTTCGGCCCGGACGGGATGAAGTACGGCCGCCGTGGAGCGCGCGGCCGCCGCTCCGACGTCGTCATGTGATCCCGCGCGGCCGGCGCGCCCACTCGTCCGTTGCGGCATGGCATTGGCACGGCGCGGGCGTTCCGGCAGTAGGATAGGCTGTATAGAGGCTGGGTGAGGCGGCGTACTTGCTTGCCAGCCAGGGTGGGTGGCGGTGCCGCGCGCGGTGGAGACCGGTCGGAATTTATGCTTCAAGTTGTTTGTCACCGAGGTTTCGCCCGCGGCGGGGCACGCAGCTCACGCGCGCATTGTACTCTCGCCCTGCCCCATCCGCCATGGATTCGGGGCGGGCGAGTAGCTTAGCGTTTATTGCCTCCTCTGGACCATGCATCCGTGCCATTGATGATCGACTCAACAACGTTAATTCCGAGCTGGTTAGGAAGAAGCATTAGCTCCGATATCAACTCTGATGCATTGCATGTGGTGTGGCCGCTAGCAGTGCAGTGACCATCGCATCGTCGTCCTAGGCCCGCTTTCACGGAGGAAAACGCCGAGGCGCTCGTGACCTCATCGCCATTGGCGACGCACGCGGGGTTTCCATCTTTCATGTCACCGGCGGATCGCACTGTTGGTGGCGGCGTAGGGAGGTAGGACGACGATGGGCTCCATCGCCGGTGGCGGCACATGCACGGGGAGGCGGGCGGTACCGTGTGGGTGCGCCGGTGGGCACGGGAGGCGGCTGTTCTGTCAGGGATTCCGGAGCAACCTTCACCGGCTAGGAAAGATTCTAGCGCTAGCTACATGACGCTGTACTACGTTGCTGTGCGTGCCTCTCGCTCGTGTCAGGCGCTGCGCCCTGCGGTGAGCCGTTCGTGTGGAAGACGATGGTCATGGGCATGTGCTCGTAGCCGGTAGAGGAAGCTGCCCGCTGCcaatgagggcatctccagcggggcgcgaCGTATTTCAGACGTTCAAATTGTTCgcggcgttcgtttgcgtcgcttGGCGGACGCTGAAATgctcgtgcgtccgtttgcgtctggggttggctccagcggagTGACGACGTATTTTCGgcgcaggccagaattcaaaaaagatgaaCTAGCATCgactttgcacgaaattacagccgcaaattgagggctgaaacaagttcatcacactttgcagctcgtacggcgcaaagtggagcaaaaggggcacaacaaggcctgaacagtaataaaaaaaagtccaaaaggaggccaaggtgttgggcgcttggcgccggcgatcaggcgtcttgcatgcggatttcggcgcgcctcttcatgaaccatgtcctggtgtcgtcgtcgacgccgctcaagtcggcaagcatgatccttgtgtcttctgcacgcaatttggccttggcgtctgcctttttggcctcgatgtccaacctttggacatcgaggacctccttggcgaggttctggtagatggcagctgcggcctctttttccggacgcctcttctcgtccctagcgaccatggcggcacgcgttgtcggccattatcttctccatgctcgcGTGAAAGCAATGGCCCGCGCCTCCCGgacaagatcggccttggtagccttgtggcctcgtggacgaggtggaaggactggacggccttgatcgtcgtcttcgccgtcgagggtgaccgctgtcccattcttcacagcttcTTGGTAGGACGCAAAGCTTATCGTCCACTTGTTGTTGTCTTTGAGCACCTCccaacaatggaccatatggaagcccttcttatgcgtcgccctgaacttctccaaggcgcggaATACCTGCAATCCGCCAATGATATACAATGACGCAAGTTGACGCAATGACGCAATTTgtgtagaatgatgatggttgtatcgtgtttaccactgtcatgacgccagtgccgcttacggggttgttaatagcatgttcgaccgccgagcagaacttgcttgtctcttgtttgatgtagttccatcttttccggAGGGACTCTTCCATCCGAGGACCtgtgatatggtagggcgggtgcatcctggtctcgttgtacttgttatcaccagattttggccaaatcaggaggtgagccgtaagggagatgggcttggaagattacacgtggaagatctctgaagcggcctcgcacgaagaatttgggctagattgcccgtgtatctttaattatagtagattgcatcgtagattaaaagttagagtttgtctcgtgcacggtggggattattcccacgttagaaagtccgctggactataaatatgtatctagggtttatggaataaacaacaaccaacgttcaacacaaacaaatctcggcgcatcgccaactccttcgtctcgagggtttctccggtaagcaccatgtcgcctagatcgcatcttgcgatctaggcaaagacaagcctacccacgttgttcatgcgttgctcgtgccgaagcctttttgatggcgagcaacgtagttatcttagatgtgttagggttagcattgttcttcgtatcttatgctcgtcgtagtgcaacccttatacatctagccgcccttacacctatcttaggtgtaggggcggcaccccgcttgatcatagtttagtagatccgatccgttacggttgctccttgttccgcaaggattagtttaacatccgcaatagttaggccttacaaagggttggaggatccggcggcgtgtagggtgtagtttgctagccctagacaggatgttccggggatcaacctcgtgttggtttttaggccctgtctaggatcggcttacgttcaccgtacgcgagcgcgaggcccaatcgtgagtaggatgatccgattatgcggtgaaaaccctaaatcgtcgtagatcgcattagctttatcttgatcaagcgggaccaccatatattcggacaccttgtacgaatcatgggtggatcggctctttgagccgattcacatgataacccgagagccgatcgaggctcgtatttaacgtttacgtgtatgccatgcaggaaactaagcgaggcatcatccaacaccttcccgaccgggtataggtcgggtggcacgcccttgcgatagcatcggacgtgtgaccggggaggctttgcgggccgtcgctccgagggaccggggccggccgcagccctagttgttcccggctctacggtgttgccattcgctgcccgccggtgggtttctgaccgcaacacatttcggcacgcccggtgggacaatcttcgacatccaccgcatcgccatctacatccgagatggcggaaagcactccggtcaagtacaaggatccgaccgacgagctcaagaagaagcatgacgagatcaaggcggtcctcgaagccgaactcatcggctctttccacgtaacccgctcccatggcgtcgggtggaaggggttttcactcgaaggcgcactcgatggagtggacccgtccgccccgtcgaagaacacaccaggtcgccgcgtcgggagatcaactacatggtggctcattcgccgcaccgccactcgagagcccggtgaacactttggagcgtgtcgctcgcgcgtggtccaggaaatcatgagccaccggtattctccgtcgggaccagctcggggacttacaaaggagagatgccactccggtcccatcctccgccgccgttcgcatgggcagcaccgaagtgccgaactcatcggcatacgtcgtctactagattggtggtgatcctagtgactaccaattcctacccgaggcacccaaggagatcccgcacggatacgcgtgcgcatacgtgctgaCCGCAAtacctcgggcactctcgaaccgaggttgCAACAAGCGAGGGCctttggaacagcaggaggaacgtcgggagccgatcttgagaagcaaacgtggttagctaagtacgccactccgacaaacctccggagcccgGCTCCGCAGCGTTGGctcgaaccggaaaagcaagcatggctggctaagtatgccaccccggcgaatcttcgtggttcgacaccttcggccatcatcgcggatcagatttgtacaattcgaaagatcggttcggcattatgccgaaaaggaagacgttcggctacaccaagccgtaccccaacgattacgaattgatcccgctaccacccaaatatcggctcccggacttcacaaagtttagtggatcggatggttccagctccatcgagcatgtgagccgatatttggcacgagctgggcacgatctcagcatcggacgagttgcgtgtgaggttcttcgcacgatccctcacgagatcggctttcgggtggtacacatcgccgccaccgaactccatccggacttggaagcgcttggaagagcggctccatgagcgagtatcactcgcgaggcttccgaggccggcattgccgatctagcacaagtacgacgaagcgcggggagacggtgtcgaatatatccagcgcttcgggaccattaggaaccgatgcttttcggttcatgtaagtgaaaaagaagtagtcgagttggcggtggtgggtctctcatcatcgattaaggacgtggcctcccagcggactacccttcattggcgcacatggtgcgtagtcgtcggcatatgaacaagcgccacccggatgtttaccaggacaaattcaagcgtgcggtggccccggttgaggcgggacgaggatgaaggtgccgcgggagatcgagaggtagcagtggaccGAATGGACTCGAGCCgcgagccccgtgtcctgcaaatgggttaagccacaaggccctccaaaagggttcgacttcgacgtgaccaaaaccgagcggattttcgatctcttactcacggagaagcatataaaggtacccgaaggccacaagatccccacggtgcaggagctgaacggaaagccataccgcaagtggcataacacgttcacccacaccaccaacgactgcagggtgtggcggcagcagatccaaatggcgatagaaaatggacggttaattttcaaccagtacgccatgaaggtcgacacacacaccttccccgccattaacatggtggagtatacttaccatggagggtgccagccagatttctcgtgcaatatcaacatggtgggacctgggcactgatacgtctccaacgtatcgataatttcttgtgttccatgccacattattgatgttatctacatgttttatgcacactttatatcatattcgtgcattttctggaactaacctattaacaagatgccgaagtgccgcttctgttttctgctgtttttggtttcgaaatcctagtaaagaaatattctcggaattggacgaaataaaagcccagaggcctattttctcacgaagcttccagaagaccgaagacgagacggagaggggccacggggtggccaaaccctagggcggcgcggccccacccctggccgcgcggccctgtggtgtgggccccccgtgccgcctctcgacttgcccttccgcctacttaaagcctccgtgacgaaacttccgcgatccgagagccacgatacggaaaaccttaccgagacgccgtcgccgccgatcccatctcgggggatcactggagatcgcctccggcacccctgccggagaggggattcatctcccggaggactctacaccgccatggtcgcctccggtgtgatgtgtgagtagtctacccctggactatgggtccatagcagtagctagatggttgtcttctccccattgtgctatcattgtcggatcttgtgagctgcctatcatgatcaagatcatctatatgtaattctatatgttgcgtttgttgggatccgatgaatagagaatacttgttatgttgattatcaaagttatgcttatgtgttgtttatgatcttgcatgctctccgttattagtagatgctccggccaagtagatgcttttaactccaagagggagtacttatgctcgatagtgggttcatgcctcgcattgacaccgggacagatgacggaaagttctaaggttgtgttgtctttgttgccactagggataaaacattgatgctatgtctaaggatgtagttgttgattacattacgcaccatacttaatgcaattgtctgttgctttgcaacttaataccggaggggttcggatgataacttcgaaggtggactttttaggcatagatgcggttggatggcggtctatgtactttgtcgtaatgcccaattaaatctcactatactcatcatgatatgtatgtgcattgtcatgctctctttatttgtcaattgcccaaccgtaatttgttcacccaacatgctgttcgtcttatgggagagacacctctagtgaactgtggaccccggtccaattctctttaccgaaatacaatctactgcaatacttgtttttactgttttctctgcaaacaatcatcttccacacaatacggttaatcctttgttacagcaagccggtgagattgacaacctcactgtttcgttggggcaaagtactttggttgtgttgtgcaggttccacgttggcgccggaatctccggtgttgcgccgcactacatcccgccgccatcaaccttcaacgtgcttcttggctcctcctcggttcgataaaccttggtttctttccgagggaaaacttgctgctgtgctcatcataccttcctcttggggttgcccaacgaacgtgtgaaatacacgccatcaagcatattttctcggcgccgttgccggggagatcaagacacgctgcaaggggagtctccacttctcaatctctttactttgtttttgtcttgctttattttatttactactttgttcgctgcactaaatcaaaatacaaaaaaattagttgctagtttcactttatttactatcgctaaaatgagtaatcctgaagttgaagttcgttcatttaagcaacaagggggagaatgtttaaaagatgcttggtatagaattagtgatgcccataataggtgcactaagaaacactccaccactatcct encodes:
- the LOC124656348 gene encoding probable xyloglucan endotransglucosylase/hydrolase protein 28, yielding MASSSPSPRPSRRLLPVLAVAAVVLLLGPGGGVEARQPPPLHGVRPMAFEEGYTQIFGSANLALRGEGRRVHLSLDEATGAGFASQDLFLHGFFSAAVKLPADYAAGVVVAFYLTNGDRYEKTHDELDFEFLGNVRGREWRVQTNVYGNGSTGAGREERYDLPFDPTDDFHHYSILWTKHRIIFYVDETPIREVARTEAMGAAFPSKPMSLYATIWDGSAWATLGGRYRVDYKYAPFVAQFGDLVMQGCPVSNNPAAAAPASCGTPWYEAAASLSGEQRRAMAAFRRGHMSYSYCHDRRRYPVALSECDAARLRRLFGPDGMKYGRRGARGRRSDVVM